A genomic region of Fusobacterium perfoetens contains the following coding sequences:
- a CDS encoding DeoR/GlpR family DNA-binding transcription regulator, giving the protein MLAEERRKKIIEELKEVKVIKAAELAEKYEVGVETIRRDFDALEKQGNLKKIYGGATLPEKEKQERKDFNYSTRMNSEILEKMEIARKAVKFIEEKDTIFLNDSSTNIYLAKELRGKVKEITVITNSLTIASELSEMKDFTVILAGGFLDNEEKAFFGAVSENIISQFIVNKAFLSVSSISLQDGLTDFPLKEVDIQKTMIKHSKELIILANSQKFETSALIKVSDLKSIKVVITDSKLDKNIYESYKENGIEII; this is encoded by the coding sequence ATGCTTGCAGAAGAGCGTAGAAAAAAAATTATTGAAGAATTAAAAGAAGTAAAAGTTATAAAAGCTGCAGAACTTGCAGAAAAATATGAAGTAGGTGTTGAAACTATAAGAAGAGATTTTGACGCCTTAGAAAAGCAAGGAAATCTAAAAAAAATATATGGTGGAGCAACTCTTCCTGAAAAAGAAAAACAGGAGAGAAAAGATTTTAATTACAGCACAAGAATGAATTCTGAAATTTTAGAAAAAATGGAAATAGCTAGAAAAGCTGTAAAATTTATAGAAGAAAAAGATACTATTTTTTTAAATGATAGTTCTACAAATATTTATCTTGCAAAAGAACTTAGAGGAAAGGTAAAGGAAATTACTGTAATTACAAATTCTTTAACAATTGCATCTGAATTAAGTGAGATGAAAGATTTTACTGTTATTCTTGCTGGTGGATTTTTAGATAATGAAGAAAAAGCATTTTTTGGAGCAGTTTCTGAAAATATAATTTCTCAGTTTATAGTAAATAAAGCTTTTTTAAGTGTAAGCAGTATTTCTTTACAAGATGGACTTACTGATTTTCCTTTGAAAGAAGTAGATATTCAAAAAACGATGATAAAACATTCAAAAGAACTTATAATTCTTGCTAACAGTCAAAAATTTGAAACATCGGCTCTTATAAAAGTAAGTGATTTAAAAAGTATAAAAGTTGTAATTACAGACTCAAAGCTTGATAAAAATATTTATGAATCTTATAAAGAAAATGGGATAGAAATTATTTAA
- a CDS encoding MerR family transcriptional regulator, whose translation MEKDEKEYLTLGEVAEILKINKTTLRYYNREGLIEFERDGENNYRYYRKNQIDNFRVILNLRKVGFSLEEIKEFKKYFLNKEYGSIAKMLDKKLKEYEDEIKETENKIDILKESKKYMIYLDEISEINPEYILIDLKTKSLSKTKEEIFIIKEIEGKLYGILYVSKKISDKIAVEHLYKNLEERKYIEAGDLFIEVVKPFKELSKEDAKIKIFKIPIKPLTCHQVTGLE comes from the coding sequence ATGGAAAAAGATGAAAAAGAATATTTAACTTTAGGAGAGGTAGCAGAAATCTTAAAAATTAATAAAACTACTTTAAGATATTACAATAGAGAAGGATTAATTGAATTTGAAAGAGATGGAGAAAATAATTATAGATATTACAGAAAAAATCAAATTGATAATTTTAGAGTAATATTAAATCTTAGAAAAGTAGGTTTTTCATTAGAAGAAATAAAAGAATTTAAAAAATATTTTCTAAATAAAGAATATGGCTCTATTGCTAAAATGCTGGATAAGAAATTAAAAGAATATGAAGATGAAATAAAAGAAACAGAAAATAAAATTGATATATTGAAAGAAAGTAAGAAATATATGATATATTTAGATGAAATTTCAGAAATAAATCCTGAATACATTTTAATTGATTTAAAAACCAAATCTCTGTCTAAAACAAAAGAAGAGATTTTTATCATTAAAGAAATAGAAGGAAAATTATATGGAATTTTATATGTAAGTAAAAAAATTTCAGATAAAATAGCAGTGGAACATCTTTATAAAAACCTGGAAGAAAGAAAATATATTGAAGCTGGAGACCTTTTTATAGAAGTGGTAAAACCTTTTAAAGAATTAAGCAAAGAAGATGCAAAGATAAAAATTTTTAAAATTCCAATAAAACCATTGACTTGTCACCAAGTGACAGGATTAGAATAA
- a CDS encoding ABC transporter ATP-binding protein, with protein sequence MAKVTLKKVEKQYPNGFKAVHGIDLDIKDGEFMVFVGPSGCAKSTTLRMIAGLEEITGGEIWIGDKLVNDLPPKDRGIAMVFQNYALYPHMTVYENMSFGLKMAKVPKDEIDRRVKEAAEKLEITPLLDRKPKEMSGGQRQRVAVGRAIVRKPDVFLFDEPLSNLDAKLRVSMRVKITQLHKQLKAEGQTATMIYVTHDQVEAMTMGDRICVLNYGKIMQVDTPLNLYHKPANKFVAGFIGSPAMNFVEGAIETDGKNIIFIFGNQRHVILPEDMGEKVKSYIGKKVVLGIRPENIGNKITHPEGEKVNFLKGDVSVVEHMGNEEFIYFNIDGIEFTSRIEARKSENIKYGEIGEFFFNVKRAHIFDAETEENLTL encoded by the coding sequence ATGGCTAAAGTAACATTAAAAAAAGTAGAAAAACAATATCCAAATGGCTTTAAAGCCGTTCACGGAATAGATTTAGATATTAAAGACGGGGAATTTATGGTTTTTGTAGGTCCTTCTGGTTGTGCTAAATCTACAACATTAAGAATGATAGCAGGACTTGAAGAAATTACTGGTGGAGAAATTTGGATAGGAGATAAATTAGTTAATGATTTACCTCCTAAAGACAGAGGAATTGCAATGGTATTCCAAAACTATGCATTATATCCTCATATGACTGTTTATGAAAATATGTCTTTTGGACTTAAAATGGCTAAAGTTCCTAAAGATGAAATAGACAGAAGAGTTAAAGAGGCTGCAGAAAAATTAGAAATAACACCTCTTCTTGATAGAAAACCAAAAGAAATGTCAGGAGGACAAAGACAAAGGGTAGCAGTAGGAAGAGCAATTGTAAGAAAACCTGATGTATTTTTATTTGACGAACCTTTATCAAACTTAGATGCAAAACTTAGAGTATCAATGAGAGTAAAAATAACACAGCTTCATAAACAACTTAAAGCAGAAGGTCAGACAGCAACAATGATTTATGTAACACATGACCAAGTTGAAGCTATGACAATGGGAGACAGAATCTGTGTTTTAAATTACGGAAAGATAATGCAAGTAGATACACCATTAAATTTATATCACAAACCAGCAAATAAATTCGTAGCAGGATTTATAGGAAGCCCTGCAATGAATTTTGTTGAAGGAGCAATAGAAACAGATGGAAAAAATATAATATTTATTTTTGGAAACCAAAGACATGTAATATTGCCTGAAGATATGGGAGAAAAAGTAAAATCATATATAGGTAAAAAAGTAGTATTAGGAATAAGACCAGAGAATATAGGTAATAAAATTACACATCCTGAGGGAGAAAAAGTAAATTTCTTAAAAGGAGATGTAAGTGTAGTAGAACATATGGGAAATGAAGAATTTATATATTTTAATATTGATGGAATTGAATTTACATCAAGAATAGAAGCAAGAAAAAGTGAAAACATTAAATATGGAGAAATAGGGGAATTTTTCTTTAATGTAAAAAGAGCTCATATTTTTGATGCAGAAACTGAAGAAAACTTAACTTTATAA
- a CDS encoding [FeFe] hydrogenase, group A: MLNSSSNKQIIIQSTVGSVFATTGEEELKKAIQEGQNAVAISGRVCNPGVYDMPENGSLADLIQLAGGIVGGKKFKAAQFGLPFGGFLTEESLTKPLDFSLFNKNTHRNIIVLSEEDCIISFSKFYIEFLLGKLQQRGYLEYSRVQYEIERTWRVLDRISKGKANMRDIFLLRQLCSTIKETLHQTHNLVLESIDKFYHEFEEHIEEGNCPAGQCIQLLKFRITDKCIGCTACARVCPVHCISGELKKKHTIDNTKCTHCGQCVIACPVSAIFEGDHTLQLLRNIATPNKTVVAQIAPAVRVAIGEAFGFEPGVNVEKKLVAALKKIGVDYVFDTSWAADLTVMEEATEFQSRLERFYKGDDTVKLPILTSCCPAWIKFFEQNYPDMLDVPSSVKSPMEIFSTVAKDIWGKGLGLTREHISVVAIMPCLAKKYEASRQEFSRGDNYDTDFVITTRELIKIFKESNIDLKELEDEEFDNPLGEYSGAGIIFGRTGGVIEAATRTTVEMITGEKLDNIEFHELRGWEGFRSADLKIGHIELRIGIAHGLEEAGKMLDKIRAGEEFYHAIEIMACKGGCIGGGGQPKALKKMEVLKKRAEGLNSIDEGLPIRRAHENPSVKEIYDKYLDYPMSRKAHELLHTKYFPKLK, encoded by the coding sequence ATGTTAAATAGTTCTAGTAACAAACAAATAATAATTCAAAGTACAGTTGGATCTGTATTTGCTACTACTGGAGAGGAAGAGCTAAAGAAAGCTATTCAGGAAGGTCAAAACGCAGTTGCTATTTCAGGAAGAGTATGTAACCCTGGTGTTTATGATATGCCTGAAAATGGATCTCTTGCAGATTTAATACAATTAGCTGGTGGAATTGTAGGAGGTAAAAAATTTAAAGCTGCTCAGTTCGGTTTACCATTCGGAGGATTCCTTACTGAAGAATCTCTTACAAAACCTTTAGATTTCTCTTTATTTAATAAAAATACTCATAGAAATATTATTGTACTTTCTGAAGAAGACTGTATAATATCTTTCTCTAAATTCTATATTGAATTTTTATTAGGAAAACTTCAGCAAAGAGGATATCTTGAATATTCAAGAGTTCAATATGAAATAGAAAGAACATGGAGAGTTCTTGACAGAATATCAAAAGGAAAAGCAAACATGAGAGATATTTTCCTTTTAAGACAACTTTGTTCAACTATAAAGGAAACTCTTCACCAAACTCATAACCTTGTATTAGAATCAATTGATAAATTCTATCATGAATTTGAAGAACACATTGAAGAAGGAAACTGTCCTGCAGGTCAATGTATACAACTTTTAAAATTCAGAATAACAGATAAATGTATTGGATGTACAGCTTGTGCAAGAGTATGTCCTGTTCACTGTATTTCTGGAGAACTTAAAAAGAAACATACTATTGACAACACTAAATGTACTCACTGTGGACAATGTGTTATTGCATGTCCTGTAAGTGCTATCTTTGAAGGAGATCATACACTTCAATTATTAAGAAATATTGCAACTCCTAATAAAACAGTTGTAGCACAAATTGCTCCTGCTGTTAGAGTAGCAATCGGAGAAGCTTTTGGTTTTGAACCTGGTGTAAATGTGGAGAAAAAATTAGTTGCTGCACTTAAGAAAATAGGTGTTGACTATGTATTTGACACAAGCTGGGCTGCTGACCTTACTGTAATGGAAGAAGCAACTGAATTCCAATCAAGACTTGAAAGATTCTATAAAGGTGACGATACTGTTAAACTTCCAATACTTACATCTTGCTGCCCTGCATGGATAAAATTCTTTGAACAAAATTATCCAGATATGTTAGATGTACCTTCATCTGTAAAATCACCTATGGAAATTTTCTCTACTGTTGCAAAAGATATATGGGGAAAAGGACTTGGACTTACTAGAGAACATATCTCTGTTGTAGCTATAATGCCATGTCTTGCTAAAAAATATGAAGCTTCAAGACAAGAATTCTCAAGAGGAGATAACTATGACACTGACTTCGTTATCACTACAAGAGAATTAATAAAAATATTCAAAGAATCTAATATAGATTTAAAAGAACTTGAAGATGAAGAATTTGATAATCCTTTAGGAGAATATTCTGGAGCAGGAATTATCTTCGGAAGAACTGGTGGAGTTATTGAAGCTGCTACAAGAACAACTGTTGAAATGATTACAGGAGAAAAATTAGATAACATTGAATTCCACGAATTAAGAGGTTGGGAAGGATTCAGAAGTGCTGACCTTAAAATAGGACATATTGAACTTAGAATAGGTATTGCTCACGGACTTGAAGAAGCAGGAAAAATGCTTGACAAAATAAGAGCAGGAGAAGAATTCTATCACGCTATTGAAATCATGGCATGTAAAGGTGGATGTATCGGTGGTGGAGGACAACCTAAAGCTCTTAAGAAAATGGAAGTATTAAAGAAAAGAGCTGAAGGTTTAAACAGCATTGATGAAGGTTTACCAATCAGAAGAGCTCATGAAAATCCATCAGTAAAAGAAATTTATGATAAATATCTTGATTATCCAATGAGCCGTAAAGCACATGAATTATTACATACTAAATATTTCCCTAAATTAAAATAA
- a CDS encoding NCS2 family permease has protein sequence MEKFFKLSHYHTTAKQEIIAGITTFLTMAYIVFVNPVMLSATGMERGALITATCLSAAIGTGLTGLWVNAPFAMAPGMGLNAFFTYTVVIGQGATWQEALGVVFLSGVVFVILTVTGVRKALIEAIPVEMRLAVGAGIGLFIAFLGMQTMGLIVANPATLVGLGQFTKPVILGVIGFTVMAFLEVKRMKGGILLGIVVTTILGIIMGEISIPSAVVAMPPSIMPVAFKLDILGALRPALLGSIFSFVFVDLFDSLGTLLACANEAGLIDENGKVEKIDKILEVDAASTMIGSVLGTSTVTTFVESASGIAAGGRTGLTSVTTAVMFILTLFFSPIIGVVPGFATAPALIIVGVFMFKNLLDINLRDLETAIPCFLTIIMMPLAYSISIGIAFGFISYVAIKIFVGKAGTVKPILWVVAVFSFLEVSGLLRKMAMMLG, from the coding sequence ATGGAAAAGTTTTTCAAATTGTCACATTATCACACAACGGCAAAACAGGAAATCATTGCAGGAATAACTACATTCCTTACAATGGCTTATATCGTTTTTGTTAACCCAGTTATGCTTTCAGCAACAGGAATGGAAAGAGGAGCTCTTATTACTGCAACTTGTCTTTCTGCAGCAATTGGTACAGGACTTACTGGTCTTTGGGTAAATGCTCCATTTGCAATGGCACCTGGAATGGGACTTAACGCTTTCTTTACTTATACAGTTGTTATAGGGCAGGGAGCTACTTGGCAGGAAGCATTGGGAGTTGTATTTTTATCTGGTGTTGTATTTGTTATCTTAACAGTAACAGGAGTAAGAAAAGCTCTTATTGAAGCTATCCCTGTTGAAATGAGACTTGCTGTTGGAGCTGGAATAGGATTATTCATTGCTTTTCTAGGTATGCAGACAATGGGACTTATTGTTGCAAATCCAGCAACACTTGTTGGGCTTGGACAATTTACAAAACCAGTTATTCTTGGAGTAATTGGATTCACTGTAATGGCTTTCTTAGAAGTTAAAAGAATGAAAGGTGGAATCCTTCTTGGAATAGTTGTTACTACTATATTAGGAATTATAATGGGAGAAATTTCAATCCCTTCAGCTGTAGTTGCTATGCCTCCAAGCATAATGCCTGTAGCTTTTAAATTAGATATACTTGGAGCTTTAAGACCAGCTCTTTTAGGTTCTATTTTCTCTTTCGTTTTCGTAGACTTATTTGACTCTTTAGGAACTTTACTTGCTTGTGCTAATGAAGCAGGACTTATAGATGAAAATGGTAAAGTTGAAAAAATTGATAAAATATTAGAAGTAGATGCTGCTTCTACTATGATAGGTTCTGTACTTGGAACATCTACAGTTACTACTTTCGTTGAATCTGCATCTGGTATTGCTGCTGGAGGAAGAACTGGACTTACATCTGTAACAACAGCTGTTATGTTTATTCTTACTTTATTCTTCTCTCCAATCATCGGAGTAGTTCCAGGATTTGCTACTGCTCCTGCTTTAATTATAGTTGGAGTATTTATGTTCAAAAATCTTTTAGATATAAACTTAAGAGATCTTGAAACAGCAATTCCTTGTTTCTTAACAATAATTATGATGCCTTTAGCATACAGTATTTCTATTGGTATTGCATTTGGATTTATATCTTATGTTGCAATTAAAATATTTGTAGGGAAAGCAGGAACAGTAAAACCTATTCTTTGGGTTGTTGCTGTATTCTCATTCTTAGAAGTTTCAGGACTTTTAAGAAAAATGGCTATGATGCTTGGATAA
- a CDS encoding formate--tetrahydrofolate ligase codes for MKTDIQIAQEAKLLHISKIAEKLGLTEDDYDQYGKYKAKLDFNLLHKLENKEDGKLILVTAITPTPAGEGKSTVSVGLTQALNRLGYNSLAALREPSLGPVFGIKGGATGGGYSQVVPMEDINLHFTGDLHAIGVAHNLISAVIDNHIKFGNQLNIDITKITWKRVLDMNDRSLRHTVIGLGGSASGIPRENSFQITVASEIMASLCLASSLKDLKERIAKIIFGYDVTGKPLTVDDLKITGAVTALLKDAVKPNLVQTLENTPVLIHGGPFANIAHGCNSLIATKLALKLGDYVVTEAGFAADLGAEKFLDIKCRQGNLSPKCVVIVATVRALKHHGGAKDLSVENLEALSKGLENLDKHIENMKKFNLPVVVAMNRFLTDTDAEFDLIRNRCKEQGVPVALCDVWAKGGEGGIELAKLVVDTVDNNKEEYKPLYSLDLTPAQKIETIVKEIYGGDGVVFSAAAKKTLGVIEKNGYNNLPICVSKTQKSLSDNANLLGRPSGFTVTINEIKIAAGAGFIIAMAGDIIDMPGLPKVPAAEMIDIDEFGKITGLF; via the coding sequence GTGAAAACAGATATTCAAATAGCTCAGGAAGCAAAACTTCTTCATATCAGTAAAATTGCAGAAAAATTAGGTCTTACTGAAGACGATTACGATCAGTATGGAAAATACAAAGCAAAACTTGACTTTAATCTTCTTCATAAACTTGAAAATAAGGAAGACGGAAAACTTATTCTTGTTACTGCTATCACACCTACTCCTGCTGGGGAAGGAAAATCTACTGTCAGTGTAGGTCTTACTCAGGCTCTTAACAGACTTGGATACAATTCTCTTGCAGCTCTTAGAGAACCTTCTCTTGGACCTGTATTTGGAATAAAAGGAGGAGCAACTGGTGGAGGATATTCTCAAGTTGTTCCAATGGAAGATATCAACCTTCATTTTACAGGAGATTTACATGCAATAGGAGTTGCTCACAACCTTATTTCAGCAGTAATAGATAATCATATAAAATTTGGAAATCAACTTAATATAGATATAACAAAAATTACATGGAAAAGAGTTCTTGACATGAACGACAGAAGCTTAAGACACACTGTAATCGGTCTTGGAGGTTCTGCAAGTGGAATTCCTAGAGAAAATTCTTTCCAAATAACAGTTGCCTCTGAAATAATGGCATCACTTTGTCTTGCTTCTTCTTTAAAAGACTTAAAAGAAAGAATAGCAAAAATTATTTTTGGTTATGATGTAACAGGAAAACCTCTTACTGTTGATGATTTAAAAATAACAGGTGCAGTTACAGCACTTTTAAAAGATGCTGTTAAACCAAACCTTGTACAAACACTTGAAAATACACCAGTTCTTATTCATGGAGGACCTTTTGCAAATATAGCTCATGGATGTAACTCACTTATAGCTACAAAACTTGCTCTTAAACTAGGAGATTATGTTGTTACAGAAGCTGGATTTGCTGCTGATCTTGGAGCTGAAAAATTCCTTGATATTAAATGCAGACAAGGAAATCTATCTCCAAAATGTGTTGTTATAGTTGCTACAGTAAGAGCGTTAAAACATCACGGTGGAGCAAAAGATTTATCAGTTGAAAACCTTGAAGCTCTTTCTAAAGGACTTGAAAACTTAGATAAACATATTGAAAATATGAAAAAATTCAATCTTCCTGTTGTAGTTGCTATGAATAGATTTTTAACTGACACAGATGCTGAATTTGATTTAATAAGAAACAGATGTAAAGAGCAGGGAGTTCCTGTTGCTTTATGTGATGTTTGGGCAAAAGGAGGAGAAGGAGGTATTGAACTTGCAAAACTTGTTGTTGATACAGTTGATAATAACAAAGAAGAATATAAACCTCTTTACAGTTTAGATTTAACTCCTGCTCAGAAAATAGAAACAATAGTTAAGGAAATTTATGGAGGAGATGGAGTTGTATTCTCTGCTGCTGCAAAGAAAACTTTAGGAGTTATTGAGAAAAATGGTTATAACAATCTTCCTATCTGTGTTTCAAAAACTCAGAAATCTCTTTCAGATAATGCAAATCTTCTAGGAAGACCTAGTGGATTTACTGTTACAATAAATGAAATTAAAATAGCTGCTGGAGCTGGATTTATTATAGCTATGGCAGGAGATATTATTGATATGCCAGGACTTCCAAAAGTTCCTGCTGCTGAAATGATAGATATTGATGAATTTGGAAAAATAACAGGATTATTCTAA
- a CDS encoding transcription repressor NadR, whose translation MTGKERRIEILNTIRKAETPISGTELAKKYNVSRQIIVQDIALLRAENHEIYSTTRGYILQGNKVFSRVFSVVHTDEQMEEELNTVVDLGGTVADVFIKHEVYGNLHAELNINSRRKVKEFLEKIKNGASTPLKNLTFGKHFHTVEADSEETLNLIEKELKEKKYIR comes from the coding sequence ATGACAGGAAAAGAAAGACGAATAGAAATCTTAAATACAATAAGAAAAGCTGAAACTCCTATTTCTGGTACTGAGCTTGCAAAAAAATATAATGTGAGCAGACAGATAATAGTTCAGGATATAGCTCTTCTTCGTGCAGAAAATCACGAAATTTATTCCACTACAAGAGGATATATTTTGCAGGGAAATAAAGTTTTCAGCAGAGTTTTTTCTGTTGTTCACACTGACGAGCAAATGGAAGAAGAACTTAATACTGTTGTTGATTTAGGAGGAACTGTTGCAGATGTTTTTATAAAACATGAAGTATATGGAAATCTTCATGCAGAATTAAATATAAATTCTAGAAGAAAAGTAAAAGAATTTTTAGAAAAAATAAAGAATGGAGCTTCCACTCCTTTAAAAAATTTAACTTTTGGAAAACATTTTCACACTGTAGAAGCTGACAGTGAAGAAACTCTTAATCTTATAGAAAAAGAACTGAAAGAAAAAAAATATATAAGATAA
- the nadC gene encoding carboxylating nicotinate-nucleotide diphosphorylase: MDKITMKMNMDHLILMALKEDISSEDITTNSVMREYKKGTAQLICKQDGIIAGLPVFERTFHLIDEKTEVKFYAKDGDFVKKREILAEVTGDIRVILSGERTALNFLQRMSGIATYTNNVVKLLEGSNIKLLDTRKTTPNMRIFEKYAVKIGGGNNHRYNLSDGILLKDNHIGAAGGVKNAIKMAKEYAPFVRKIEVEVENLQMMKEALEAGADIIMLDNMTPEMMKEAVKMAKGKAVTECSGNITKENIKNVIETGVDYISSGALTHSAPILDVSLKNLRVL, from the coding sequence ATGGATAAAATAACAATGAAAATGAATATGGATCATCTTATTCTTATGGCTCTTAAAGAAGATATTTCAAGTGAAGATATCACAACAAATTCTGTTATGAGAGAATATAAAAAAGGAACTGCACAACTTATCTGTAAGCAAGATGGAATTATTGCAGGTCTTCCTGTATTTGAAAGAACATTTCATCTTATAGATGAAAAGACAGAAGTAAAGTTTTATGCAAAAGATGGAGATTTTGTTAAAAAAAGAGAAATTCTTGCTGAAGTTACTGGGGATATAAGAGTTATTCTTTCTGGAGAAAGAACTGCCTTAAATTTTTTACAAAGAATGAGTGGTATTGCCACATATACAAATAATGTGGTAAAATTATTGGAAGGAAGTAATATAAAACTTCTTGACACAAGAAAAACAACTCCTAATATGCGTATTTTTGAAAAATATGCAGTTAAAATAGGAGGAGGAAATAACCATCGTTACAATCTTTCAGATGGAATTCTTTTAAAAGATAATCACATAGGTGCTGCAGGAGGAGTTAAAAATGCCATTAAAATGGCAAAGGAATATGCTCCTTTTGTAAGAAAAATAGAAGTTGAAGTAGAAAATCTTCAAATGATGAAAGAGGCTCTTGAAGCTGGAGCAGATATTATAATGCTTGATAATATGACTCCTGAAATGATGAAAGAAGCTGTAAAAATGGCAAAGGGAAAAGCTGTTACAGAATGCTCAGGAAATATAACAAAAGAAAATATAAAAAATGTTATAGAAACAGGTGTAGATTATATTTCCAGTGGTGCTTTAACTCACTCAGCCCCTATACTTGATGTCTCTTTAAAAAATCTTCGTGTATTATAA
- a CDS encoding L-aspartate oxidase, whose protein sequence is MEKRYDVIIAGTGVAGCFAALHLPENMKVLMITKGELEESDSFLAQGGICVLRDENDFDSFFEDTMKAGHYKNKKSSVELMINSSRDVINQLLDFNVDFAKENGTLLYTREGAHSKPRILYHDDITGQEITEKLLAAVKERKNIEIKEKTTMIDLITNNNKCYGLIIKEESQDITPVFSDNVILATGGLGGIYENSTNFPHLTGDALAIAEKNGVKLKDVSYIQIHPTTLYSLKKGRRFLVSESVRGEGALLYDKNYERFTDELIPRDKLTEKILAQMKKDNTNHVWLDMRPIIEEGIDIKKRFPNIVKKCIEEGYNPEKECIPVVPAQHYFMGGIDVDENSMTSMENLYAAGETSCNGVHGANRLASNSLLESLVFGEIAAKHICSKENKDFNISSIKVDLEKYKDTEKLFEEYKDIILKEIEKDRALKENE, encoded by the coding sequence ATGGAAAAAAGATATGATGTTATAATAGCTGGAACAGGAGTAGCAGGATGTTTTGCTGCACTTCATCTTCCTGAAAATATGAAAGTTCTTATGATAACAAAAGGAGAACTTGAAGAAAGTGACTCTTTTCTTGCACAAGGGGGAATCTGTGTATTAAGAGATGAAAATGATTTTGATAGTTTCTTTGAAGATACTATGAAAGCAGGACATTATAAAAATAAAAAATCTTCTGTTGAACTTATGATTAATTCTTCAAGAGATGTTATAAATCAACTTTTAGACTTTAATGTTGATTTTGCAAAAGAAAATGGCACTCTTCTTTACACTCGTGAAGGAGCACATTCTAAACCTCGTATTTTATATCACGATGATATAACAGGACAAGAAATAACTGAAAAACTTTTAGCTGCTGTTAAAGAAAGAAAAAATATAGAAATTAAAGAAAAAACAACAATGATAGATCTTATAACAAACAACAACAAATGCTATGGTTTAATTATAAAAGAAGAATCTCAGGATATAACTCCAGTTTTTTCAGATAATGTTATTCTTGCCACAGGAGGACTTGGAGGAATTTATGAAAATTCTACAAACTTTCCTCATCTTACAGGAGATGCTCTTGCAATAGCAGAAAAAAATGGAGTAAAACTAAAAGATGTAAGTTATATTCAAATACACCCAACAACTCTTTATTCTCTGAAAAAAGGAAGAAGATTTCTTGTTTCTGAATCTGTAAGAGGAGAGGGAGCTCTTCTTTATGATAAAAACTATGAAAGATTTACTGACGAACTTATCCCAAGAGATAAATTAACAGAAAAGATTTTAGCTCAAATGAAAAAAGACAACACAAACCATGTATGGCTTGATATGAGACCTATTATAGAAGAAGGAATTGATATTAAAAAAAGATTCCCAAATATTGTAAAAAAATGTATAGAAGAGGGATATAATCCTGAAAAAGAATGTATTCCTGTAGTTCCTGCTCAGCATTACTTTATGGGAGGAATAGATGTTGATGAAAACAGCATGACTTCCATGGAAAACCTTTATGCTGCTGGAGAAACAAGCTGTAACGGTGTTCACGGAGCAAACCGTCTTGCAAGCAACTCTCTTTTAGAAAGCCTTGTTTTTGGAGAAATAGCAGCAAAACATATATGCAGTAAAGAAAATAAAGATTTTAACATTTCTAGTATAAAAGTTGATTTAGAAAAATATAAAGATACTGAAAAACTTTTTGAAGAATATAAAGATATAATCTTAAAAGAAATAGAAAAAGACAGAGCTTTAAAGGAGAATGAATAA